One segment of Meleagris gallopavo isolate NT-WF06-2002-E0010 breed Aviagen turkey brand Nicholas breeding stock chromosome 8, Turkey_5.1, whole genome shotgun sequence DNA contains the following:
- the RBP4 gene encoding retinol-binding protein 4: MAYTRRSLLLLALAFLGSSMAERDCRVSNFKVKENFDKNRYSGTWYAMAKKDPEGLFLQDNVVAQFTVDENGQMSATAKGRVRLFNNWDVCADMIGSFTDTEDPAKFKMKYWGVASFLQKGNDDHWVVDTDYDTYALHYSCRELNEDGTCADSYSFVFSRDPKGLPPEAQKIVRQRQIDLCLDRKYRVIVHNGFCS; this comes from the exons ATGGCCTACACAAGGAGatctctgctgcttctggcaCTGGCCTTTCTGGGCAGCAGCATGGCAGAGAGGGACTGCCGTGTGAGCAACTTCAAAGTCAAGGAGAACTTCGACAAGAACAGG taCAGTGGCACCTGGTACGCCATGGCAAAAAAAGATCCTGAGGGGCTGTTTCTGCAGGACAATGTGGTTGCCCAGTTCACTGTAGATGAGAATGGACAGATGAGTGCCACTGCAAAGGGCAGAGTCAGACTTTTCAA TAACTGGGATGTCTGTGCTGATATGATTGGCTCTTTCACTGACACAGAGGATCCTGCCAAGTTCAAGATGAAGTACTGGGGTGTTGcctcttttctgcagaaaggaa atgatgACCACTGGGTAGTGGACACAGATTACGATACATATGCTCTTCATTATTCCTGCCGTGAGCTAAATGAAGATGGCACTTGTGCTGATAGCTATTCCTTTGTGTTCTCCCGGGACCCCAAGGGATTGCCTCCAGAGGCACAGAAAATTGTTAGACAAAGGCAGATAGATCTCTGCTTGGACAGAAAATACAGAGTTATCGTTCATAATg GATTTTGCTCTTAA
- the FFAR4 gene encoding free fatty acid receptor 4: protein MVGAECTPGENKTYFPFFSDFRDGNVTALRVGELTALGSVFLLALVGNIWGICLLVWRQQRLCAANYLVLNLFCADLLFITAIPFIGIVRWTETWVLGDVICHMLFYVMTLSGTVVIVSLSAVSLERVISIARLHHTAFRRRKLLAAVLFIWGFAAIVTLPLCCFFTVVQLPSVTGEEIHICTLDWPSHAGEIVWDVTYAIVVFLIPGLIIVISYSKILQITKASRRSLNAGLAYSENHQIRVSQQDYKLFRALIVLMISFFIMWSPIIIIIFLILVQNYKQDLNILPSVFFWIVLFTFSNSAVNPVLYNVAHFRRKCQEIFLCCTGNPVRTGAGSETSTRSKREKPHLSVITR, encoded by the exons ATGGTCGGGGCTGAGTGCACACCAGGGGAGAACAAGACTTACTTCCCATTCTTCTCAGACTTCAGGGATGGCAACGTGACGGCCCTGCGTGTTGGTGAGTTGACTGCGCTGGGCTCCGTCTTCCTGCTGGCCTTAGTGGGCAACATCTGGGGCATCTGCCTGCTGGTGTGGCGGCAGCAACGGCTGTGTGCTGCCAACTACCTCGTCCTCAACCTCTTCTGTGCCGACCTGCTCTTCATCACCGCCATCCCGTTCATTGGCATCGTGCGCTGGACTGAGACCTGGGTGTTGGGCGACGTCATCTGCCACATGCTCTTCTATGTGATGACCCTCAGTGGCACTGTTGTCATTGTCTCTCTCTCAGCCGTCAGCCTGGAGAGGGTCATCAGCATCGCTCGGCTGCATCACACTGCCTTTCGGCGCCgcaagctgctggctgctgtccTCTTCATCTGGGGCTTTGCCGCTATTGTCACCTTGCcgctctgctgcttcttcactGTGGTGCAGCTGCCCAGTGTTACTGGTGAG GAGATTCATATTTGTACCTTGGATTGGCCCAGCCATGCAGGAGAAATAGTCTGGGATGTGACCTATGCTATTGTTGTCTTTTTAATACCAGGATTAATCATTGTCATCAGTTATTCCAAAATCTTacag atTACAAAAGCATCAAGAAGAAGTTTAAATGCTGGATTGGCCTACTCAGAAAACCATCAGATTCGTGTTTCTCAGCAAGACTACAAACTATTTCGAGCCCTCATTGTGTTGATGATCTCCTTCTTCATCATGTGGAGCCCAAttatcataattatttttttaattttagtccAGAACTACAAAcaagatttaaatattttgccaTCAGTTTTCTTCTGGATAGTGCTATTCACATTTTCCAACTCTGCTGTCAACCCAGTTTTATATAATGTTGCCCATTTTAGACGTAAATGTCAGGAAATTTTCCTCTGTTGTACAGGGAACCCTGTAAGGACTGGGGCTGGTTCGGAAACCTCTACAAGAAGTAAACGTGAAAAACCTCATTTATCTGTCATTACCAGATAA